In Labrus bergylta chromosome 1, fLabBer1.1, whole genome shotgun sequence, one genomic interval encodes:
- the LOC136179421 gene encoding uncharacterized protein produces MLLIQLLIIASVTSAVITAEGTTARGITAGGTTAGGTTAGGTTAAATATAAKTTAAMATAAMATTKANTAVTPAALTSNSTNTNSTTNTAASTHPGITYTRGLIVCHFTVVMYKFIFTV; encoded by the exons ATGCTTCTCATACAGCTCCTGATCATTG CATCAGTAACTTCGGCAGTCATCACTGCAGAAGGCACCACCGCCAGAGGCATCACGGCAGGAGGCACAACCGCCGGAGGAACCACCGCCGGAGGCACAACCGCCGCAGCAACGGCCACCGCAGCCAAGACCACCGCAGCAATGGCCACCGCAGCCATGGCCACAACCAAAGCCAACACAGCCGTTACGCCAGCGGCCCTGACATCcaactcaacaaacacaaactccacCACCAACACGGCAGCTTCCACACATCCTGGGATCACGTACACAAGAGGTCTGATTGTGTGTCACTTCACCGTTGTTATGTACAAGTTCATCTTCACAGTGTAA
- the ccdc86 gene encoding coiled-coil domain-containing protein 86, with the protein MSKGQRTVSEEKNGVDMRLQDEGVPDPPPETRRTRSGRQVRTPAALLDSEVPVRTPSRRTRKSVIQEAVEESITEVATRRAEELVEEKLSLSAGAESCTTEAAVVHVSGPTPSETVPMTADTMPNKKPRLGSSGKQSTAVPLGKPKSGRVWKDRNKQRFSVLLRDKPLCSSWEKKMQAKREKDLVKQYTVQLKEEKAKQKEEKRKRREDNLKRRLENERKAEIVQVIKNTAKIKRMKKKHLRKIEKRDTLSLLQKSRTQSEKAKGPKSVKSDKNQSQKTVR; encoded by the exons ATGTCGAAAGGGCAGAGAACCgtgtcagaagaaaaaaacgggGTTGACATGAGACTACAGGATGAGGGGGTCCCAGATCCTCCACCGGAGACGAGGCGTACCCGCAGCGGTCGCCAAGTGCGCACTCCGGCCGCACTGCTGGATTCAGAAGTCCCGGTGAGGACTCCCAGCCGGAGGACGAGGAAGTCTGTTATCCAGGAGGCGGTGGAAGAGAGCATAACTGAGGTGGCAACGCGAAGAGCTGAGGAGCTGGTGGAGGAGAAGCTCAGTTTGTCTGCCGGAGCGGAGTCGTGTACCACAGAGGCTGCTGTCGTTCATGTGTCCGGGCCTACACCGTCAGAAACGGTGCCTATGACCGCCGACACCATGCCGAACAAGAAGCCTCGTTTGGGATCAAGCGGAAAACAAAGCACGGCCGTACCTCTGGGGAAACCGAAATCGGGGAGAGTATGGAAGGACCGCAACAAACAAAG GTTCTCTGTGCTGTTGAGAGATAAACCATTGTGCTCTTCCTGGGAGAAGAAGATGCAGGCCAAGCGGGAGAAAGATCTGGTGAAACAGTACACGGTGCAGCTGAAAGAGGAGAAAGCCAAACAGAAGGAA gaaaagaggaaaaggagagaggacAACTTGAAACGACGTCTCGAGAATGAACGCAAAGCAGAGATTGTCCAAGTG ATCAAGAACACAGCCAAGAttaagaggatgaagaagaaacaTCTGCGGAAGATAGAGAAGCGCGACACGCTGTCTCTGCTGCAGAAGTCACGCACGCAGAGTGAAAAAGCCAAGGGGCCTAAGAGTGTAAAGAGCGACAAAAATCAAAGCCAAAAGACTGTGAGATAA
- the LOC109994929 gene encoding polyunsaturated fatty acid lipoxygenase ALOX15B, with product MVNYKVTVFTGHLSDSGTLNNIYIKLVGTDGESHRHCLIDIRGAFAFIRGAESTFTVSDHVSIGKLLLIELEKNGPLLFPKDAWFPSKVEVECPEGHIYNFPIYRWISDSEVHRFREGRALRVFDDTHPLGLYDRQQELSLRGQAYCWNTYAEGIPHCIKAESPCSLPHEVQFSFTKSTEFLFTAVEGLAELKLQGLADCTEKWTDIEDINRVFCCKRTDISDYAHKHWKEDSFFGYQFLNGVNPMMIRRCSAIPEKIPVSEGLIFLPGQCTLDDELKKGNIYLCDYKLLDGVEANTINGKKQYLMAPLVLLHKTPEDKMMPIAIQLKQTPGEDNPIFYPSDTEYDWLMAKIFVRSADFNFHELNIHLLHTHLLAEVFAVSLLRNVPMVHPLYKLLVPHTRYTLQINLMARKLLISKDGSFTKFAACGGEGMFTILKRSMASMTYSSLCIPDDIAERGMESVPNYYYRDDGLKLWDIIHSLVQGILSYYYKSDAEVEQDSELQKWISDIFEHGFLSNADTGIPQNLTTVAEMVKFVTMVIFTCSIQHAAVNSGQYDYCGWMPNAPSSLQLPPPTTKGTTSKATMLQTFPDVNVTVNGMSTLWLLSKQSSDFVPFGQYPEDHFSEAIPCKVIKDFQGKIEVQSVIIKVRNDSLEVPYTYMDPTKEENSVAI from the exons ATGGTGAACTATAAAGTGACCGTGTTTACTGGCCATCTCAGCGATTCCGGTACACTTAACAATATCTACATCAAGCTGGTGGGGACAGATGGGGAGAGCCATAGACACTGTCTCATAGACATAAGAGGGGCTTTTGCCTTCATCAGGGGAGCA GAGTCCACTTTTACCGTGTCCGACCATGTCTCCATTGGAAAGCTGCTCCTGATAGAGCTGGAAAAAAACGGGCCCCTTCTTTTCCCTAAAGATGCCTGGTTTCCTTCCAAGGTGGAAGTGGAATGCCCTGAAGGACACATCTACAACTTTCCCATCTACCGCTGGATCAGTGACAGTGAGGTGCACCGCTTCAGAGAGGGAAGAG CTCTGAGAGTCTTTGATGACACTCATCCTCTTGGCCTGTACGATCGTCAGCAGGAGCTGAGTCTGCGAGGGCAAGCTTACTG CTGGAATACGTATGCAGAAGGAATTCCTCATTGCATAAAGGCAGAAAGCCCTTGCTCTCTGCCTCACGAGGTCCAATTCTCCTTTACCAAGTCCACAGAATTTCTCTTCACTGCAGTCGAAGG GCTGGCTGAGCTGAAACTGCAGGGTCTGGCTGACTGCACAGAGAAATGGACTGATATCGAGGACATCAATCGGGTGTTCTGCTGCAAGCGCACTGACATATCAG ACTATGCCCATAAACATTGGAAAGAGGACTCTTTCTTTGGCTACCAGTTTCTAAACGGTGTGAATCCCATGATGATCAGGCGTTGTTCAGCCATCCCAGAGAAAATCCCTGTGTCTGAAGGTTTGATCTTTCTACCTGGCCAGTGTACCTTGGATGATGAATTGAAG AAAGGGAACATATACCTGTGTGACTACAAGCTTTTGGATGGAGTGGAGGCAAACACCATCAACGGGAAGAAGCAGTACTTGATGGCTCCCCTCGTCCTGCTCCACAAAACACCTGAGGACAAGATGATGCCAATTGCTATTCAG CTGAAGCAGACTCCTGGAGAGGACAATCCCATCTTTTATCCTTCAGACACCGAGTACGACTGGTTGATGGCCAAGATTTTTGTGAGAAGTGCAGATTTCAACTTCCATGAACTCAATATTCACCTGCTGCACACGCATCTGCTGGCTGAAGTTTTTGCTGTGTCTCTACTGCGCAATGTGCCCATGGTGCATCCACTGTACAAG CTGCTCGTCCCCCACACTCGCTACACCCTGCAGATCAACCTCATGGCTCGAAAACTGCTCATTTCTAAGGATGGTTCTTTCACAAAG TTCGCAGCTTGTGGCGGAGAGGGTATGTTCACAATCCTGAAGAGATCAATGGCCTCAATGACCTACAGCTCCCTCTGCATACCAGACGACATCGCTGAGCGTGGGATGGAGTCTGTACCCAACTACTACTACAGAGATGATGGACTCAAGCTTTGGGATATCATCCACAG CCTTGTGCAGGGAATCCTCAGCTACTACTACAAGAGTGATGCTGAGGTTGAACAGGACTCTGAACTGCAGAAGTggatttcagacatttttgaaCACGGATTCCTTTCCAACGCAGACACAG GAATTCCACAGAACCTTACCACAGTGGCTGAGATGGTCAAGTTTGTCACCATGGTGATCTTCACCTGCTCAATACAGCACGCAGCCGTGAATTCTGGACAG TATGACTATTGTGGCTGGATGCCCAACGCTCCCAGCTCCCTGCAACTTCCTCCACCAACCACCAAGGGGACAACAAGCAAGGCCACCATGCTGCAGACGTTCCCTGACGTCAACGTGACAGTGAATGGAATGTCCACCTTGTGGTTACTCAGCAAGCAGTCCTCTGACTTT GTTCCATTTGGCCAGTACCCAGAGGACCACTTCAGTGAGGCGATTCCCTGCAAGGTGATTAAGGATTTTCAAGGAAAGATTGAAGTGCAAAGTGTCATCATCAAAGTCAGAAACGATAGCCTTGAAGTCCCATACACATACATGGATCcaacaaaggaagaaaatagTGTGGCCATTTGA